The Pedobacter mucosus genome window below encodes:
- a CDS encoding DUF2334 domain-containing protein gives MIRKFGLIFLMLASISVLAQPKIVLKLDDVGANKVSGNKADQTMAYLLQMNVKASYGVVAKWLDETALSLLGRYINAKNAKGEAMVEIWHHGYDHSNSNPPSKNMEYKGTSYELQKKNFNLGDSLVRKYLGLQMHTFGAPFNAVDSTTLRVVAENKNYHILYCFPENTDSEKQLTRLNFRIKMENGTGKTNLQYFLDECEKNNAFSSAYMVLQGHPPQWNVSQFEEFKKIVAYLIEKNCEFVLPSELK, from the coding sequence ATGATAAGAAAATTTGGACTAATTTTTTTGATGTTAGCAAGCATTTCAGTACTTGCCCAGCCCAAAATTGTACTCAAGTTGGATGATGTTGGGGCTAACAAAGTGTCGGGCAATAAAGCCGATCAAACAATGGCGTATTTGCTGCAGATGAATGTAAAAGCCTCGTATGGTGTGGTTGCTAAATGGTTGGATGAAACTGCTTTGAGTTTGCTGGGCAGATATATTAATGCAAAAAATGCCAAAGGAGAAGCAATGGTGGAAATTTGGCATCATGGATACGACCATTCCAATAGCAATCCGCCTTCCAAAAACATGGAATACAAAGGAACCAGTTATGAACTACAGAAAAAGAACTTCAATTTGGGTGATTCGCTGGTGAGGAAATACCTCGGGCTTCAGATGCATACCTTCGGAGCTCCATTTAATGCTGTTGATAGTACAACATTAAGAGTTGTTGCGGAAAATAAAAATTATCATATACTCTACTGTTTCCCCGAAAATACTGATAGCGAAAAGCAACTAACACGCCTAAACTTTAGGATAAAAATGGAAAATGGTACCGGAAAAACAAACTTGCAATACTTTTTAGACGAGTGTGAAAAGAACAACGCATTTAGTAGTGCCTATATGGTTTTGCAGGGTCACCCACCACAGTGGAACGTCAGCCAATTTGAAGAATTCAAAAAGATTGTAGCTTATTTAATTGAGAAGAACTGCGAATTTGTGCTACCATCAGAATTGAAATAG
- a CDS encoding glycoside hydrolase family 2 protein: MRIHYLKLYLLLFALPVVVSAQKASLSQHSAANSIFLRSVQTYNGTSKWQMQKVSAIKEGDAEISKANYQTKEWLPAIVPGTVLNTLIANKVYPEPYYGDQNRKERKLIPDIGDVGLEFYHYWFRTAFAVPKKFVGKRVWIKFHGINYRSEIWVNGKHIGTMAGMFNAQEFDITSLIKFAGENILALKVKPVDVPGTSNKPIKQRPGAIGENGNGGDGEIGKNVSMLMSVGWDFTVPDGIRDRNTGVWRDVELFATRSVVLDHPFVRTKLPLSDTTQANETISVEAYNATNNLQKATISAKIEEIGKTIKQNILLKPKERRTIFFNPQDYSELTIRAPKLWWPLNKGKQNLYTLKLSVDVNGMVSHEITTRFGIREITSDQQTPDKSRRFLVNGYPIFIRGSNWVPDAMLRNTEQRTYAEIRYTKQAGINFLRLWGGGIAESDYFYQLCDEMGIMVWSEFWITGDTRFPVDTALYFKNLTSTIKRIRNHASSAYYVSANESTELPGAGKLIYALDPTKGYQVQSECCGVHDGSPYKYENPMQYFENTASKRGSRVDGFNPEYGAPILPIMSSLRLLMPKKDLWPINKAVWDYLDGGGFHQMTTKYHEAVEQFGKPTTIEDYAKKAQFVGAMNFRSLWEVWNYNKFNFGDRFASGLLFWYHNSPIPQTSSRFYDWFLEPTAGLYYSQNALAPLHPQFDYLKNTVSVANDFRKAFSGYQLKAMVYDIDSEPVLNLSKTIDIPADGLTKDALKVEFPANISQVHFIKLTLADQQGKQVAESFYWRSKDEYKGPWTMTGPAVSGFQEIDGLKKTTLRLIAERISLKDRIFVKAKVTNAGSAISFFTALRLVDQNGESIKPAFYTDNFLNLMPGEERSIQIEIPGDSAKGKVITVAVDSFNAPELSVITKIK, translated from the coding sequence ATGAGAATTCATTACCTTAAATTATACTTGCTGCTATTTGCGCTACCAGTTGTTGTTAGCGCCCAAAAAGCTTCACTAAGTCAACATTCTGCAGCAAATTCAATTTTCTTACGGTCAGTGCAAACTTATAATGGCACATCTAAATGGCAAATGCAAAAAGTGTCGGCAATTAAAGAAGGTGATGCTGAAATTTCTAAGGCTAACTATCAAACAAAAGAATGGCTTCCAGCTATAGTTCCAGGCACTGTATTAAATACCTTAATTGCCAATAAGGTTTATCCAGAGCCTTATTATGGAGATCAGAATAGAAAGGAACGTAAGCTAATTCCTGATATCGGTGATGTAGGCTTAGAATTTTACCATTACTGGTTCCGAACGGCTTTTGCTGTCCCTAAAAAATTTGTTGGCAAAAGGGTGTGGATAAAGTTCCATGGCATAAATTATCGCTCAGAAATTTGGGTAAACGGGAAACATATCGGTACAATGGCAGGGATGTTCAATGCACAAGAATTTGACATCACAAGCTTAATTAAGTTTGCTGGAGAGAATATATTAGCATTAAAAGTTAAACCTGTCGATGTTCCAGGAACAAGTAATAAACCAATAAAGCAACGACCTGGGGCAATTGGAGAAAATGGAAACGGTGGCGACGGTGAGATTGGTAAAAACGTTAGCATGTTGATGAGTGTTGGGTGGGATTTTACTGTTCCTGATGGGATACGCGACCGGAATACTGGTGTTTGGCGTGATGTAGAATTATTCGCGACAAGATCAGTGGTATTAGATCATCCATTTGTACGAACAAAATTGCCACTATCCGATACTACGCAAGCGAACGAAACGATATCCGTAGAAGCATACAACGCTACTAATAATTTACAAAAAGCAACCATATCGGCAAAAATAGAAGAAATTGGTAAAACGATAAAACAGAATATTTTGCTGAAGCCTAAAGAAAGAAGAACTATTTTTTTTAACCCTCAAGATTATTCAGAACTGACCATAAGGGCACCCAAACTTTGGTGGCCTTTAAATAAAGGGAAACAAAATTTGTATACTCTTAAATTATCGGTTGACGTAAATGGCATGGTTAGCCATGAAATAACTACCCGTTTTGGAATCAGAGAAATCACCAGTGATCAGCAAACACCTGATAAAAGCCGCAGGTTTTTGGTAAATGGTTACCCCATTTTTATTAGAGGATCGAACTGGGTGCCAGATGCCATGTTAAGAAATACCGAGCAGCGCACCTATGCAGAAATTCGATATACTAAACAAGCTGGCATTAATTTTTTAAGGTTATGGGGAGGTGGAATTGCAGAGTCAGACTATTTTTACCAGCTGTGTGATGAAATGGGAATTATGGTATGGAGCGAATTTTGGATTACCGGAGATACTCGATTCCCAGTGGATACAGCTTTATATTTTAAAAACTTAACAAGTACTATTAAACGAATCAGAAACCATGCCTCATCTGCTTATTACGTTTCTGCAAACGAATCTACAGAATTGCCGGGAGCAGGCAAACTTATTTACGCGCTGGATCCCACAAAAGGTTACCAAGTGCAGTCAGAATGTTGTGGTGTTCATGACGGAAGCCCATATAAGTACGAAAATCCGATGCAATATTTCGAAAACACGGCTTCAAAACGAGGAAGTAGGGTTGATGGTTTTAATCCAGAATATGGTGCGCCAATACTCCCAATTATGTCATCGCTTAGATTATTGATGCCTAAGAAAGACCTATGGCCTATTAATAAAGCTGTTTGGGATTATTTAGATGGTGGTGGTTTTCATCAGATGACCACAAAATACCACGAGGCGGTGGAGCAATTTGGTAAGCCTACAACGATTGAAGATTATGCCAAAAAAGCCCAGTTTGTAGGTGCAATGAATTTTAGGTCACTTTGGGAGGTTTGGAACTATAATAAGTTTAACTTCGGCGATCGCTTTGCAAGTGGCTTGCTGTTTTGGTATCATAACAGTCCTATTCCACAAACTTCAAGTAGGTTTTACGACTGGTTTTTGGAGCCAACCGCAGGACTGTATTATTCGCAGAATGCATTGGCACCACTTCATCCGCAGTTTGATTATCTAAAAAACACCGTTTCGGTAGCTAACGATTTCAGAAAAGCATTTTCGGGTTATCAACTCAAAGCAATGGTCTATGATATCGATAGCGAACCGGTCTTAAATCTTTCAAAAACAATTGACATCCCTGCTGACGGCCTCACTAAAGACGCACTTAAAGTTGAGTTTCCAGCAAACATCTCTCAGGTGCATTTTATCAAATTAACACTCGCTGATCAACAAGGAAAACAAGTTGCGGAATCTTTTTACTGGCGATCAAAAGACGAATATAAAGGCCCTTGGACAATGACAGGCCCGGCGGTATCGGGCTTCCAGGAGATTGACGGACTAAAAAAAACAACACTAAGATTAATTGCCGAACGGATTTCTTTAAAAGATAGAATTTTCGTAAAAGCTAAAGTTACGAACGCTGGTAGTGCAATTTCTTTCTTCACCGCTTTGCGATTGGTTGATCAAAATGGAGAGAGCATAAAACCTGCATTTTATACTGATAATTTTTTAAATCTCATGCCAGGAGAAGAAAGATCAATCCAAATAGAAATCCCAGGGGATAGTGCGAAAGGAAAAGTAATTACTGTTGCTGTTGATAGCTTTAATGCACCAGAACTAAGTGTAATAACAAAAATAAAATAA
- a CDS encoding glycoside hydrolase family 130 protein produces the protein MPEWAFGGFVRPVGANPIISPDSNSRFFDPMNNIATGWEANDTFNPGAAVIMGKIVLLYRSEDRSGIKISTRTSRLGYAISKDGIHFKRKKEPVFYPQDDSQKEYEWPGGCEDPRIAKSEDGRYVMLYTQWNRKVPRLGVATSTDLLRWTKHGPIFKSAYAGKFHNIATKSASILTRIEGDQQLITKINGQYFMYWGERNVYGATSTDLLNWTPLVDQQGKLSILASPRRGFFDSNMTECGPPAILTPNGIVLFYNGRNNPGIQGDQRFSAKSYSAGQMLFDKSDPTKLVDRLDVPFLRPMEPFEKSGQYVDGTVFIEGMAWFKNKWYLYYGCADSRVGVAIYDPIKPAFADPITDSRP, from the coding sequence TTGCCTGAATGGGCATTTGGTGGCTTCGTAAGGCCTGTTGGCGCAAATCCCATCATTTCTCCTGATTCCAATTCCCGTTTTTTCGATCCTATGAATAACATTGCGACCGGTTGGGAAGCTAATGACACCTTTAACCCTGGAGCAGCCGTGATAATGGGTAAAATTGTATTATTATACCGGTCGGAAGATAGAAGTGGTATTAAAATTAGCACTCGTACATCCCGTCTCGGTTATGCGATAAGTAAAGACGGAATTCATTTTAAACGTAAAAAAGAACCTGTTTTTTATCCTCAAGACGATAGCCAAAAAGAATACGAATGGCCAGGCGGATGCGAAGACCCTCGAATTGCAAAGAGTGAAGATGGAAGGTATGTTATGTTATATACCCAATGGAATCGAAAAGTGCCCCGCCTTGGGGTTGCAACATCAACTGATTTGTTGCGTTGGACTAAGCATGGGCCGATATTTAAGAGTGCTTACGCTGGTAAGTTTCACAATATTGCAACAAAGTCGGCATCGATACTGACGAGAATTGAAGGAGATCAACAATTAATCACAAAAATAAATGGTCAATATTTCATGTACTGGGGCGAGAGAAACGTATATGGGGCAACATCGACTGATCTTTTGAATTGGACTCCTCTAGTAGACCAACAAGGTAAGCTATCAATTTTGGCATCTCCACGCAGGGGCTTCTTTGATAGCAATATGACTGAATGCGGCCCACCGGCTATACTAACCCCCAATGGTATTGTGCTATTTTATAACGGCCGAAATAATCCGGGCATTCAAGGAGATCAGCGATTCAGTGCGAAGTCTTATAGCGCAGGTCAAATGCTATTTGACAAAAGTGACCCGACAAAACTAGTAGATCGTCTTGATGTTCCATTTTTGAGGCCAATGGAACCATTCGAAAAAAGTGGTCAATATGTAGATGGGACAGTATTTATTGAGGGCATGGCTTGGTTTAAGAATAAATGGTACCTATATTATGGTTGCGCTGACTCTCGAGTTGGCGTAGCAATATATGATCCTATAAAGCCAGCCTTTGCAGATCCGATCACTGATTCTAGACCTTAA
- a CDS encoding RagB/SusD family nutrient uptake outer membrane protein has product MAFSSCKKDYLSFDYTDGTIREEDVWNSDRNSRGFLNTTYAGLINSYNVDNDGALLASASDEAVNSNANSAINIINNGTWGALRTIDDQYSNMYTYIRKTNLFLEKSANSAITPATDIPKLKGEAYFLRAMYHFELMKRYGAVILATRSYTTIDDLDVPKNTVDQVVAQITADCDEAIKVLPESQADWGAADKGRATAGAALALKSRALLYVASPLYNPTGEISKWASAAAAAKQLIDLNKNSLLTVAQLASLWDFSVAASNYSREVIFATNVSAVNSIESNNAPISYDGAKGRTNPTQELVNAFEMKVSGKPITDNTSGYSATDPYSTIGASARDPRLALFVIYNGQNFKSRAVETFVGGKDNVPTNVNNTKTGYYMRKFLSESAAWATGTGSTVVNRNRPWIFFRYSEILLNYAEALNEASGPVIDVYTYINLVRNRAGMPNLPIGLTQSQMRDRIQNERRVELCFEGHRFFDVRRWKKGADFLNKPVSGMQITKTGTTLTYTPFTVESRIFTDKNYFFPIPQAEMNKVVKLTQNPGY; this is encoded by the coding sequence GTGGCCTTTTCAAGCTGTAAAAAAGATTACTTGAGTTTCGATTATACCGATGGTACTATTCGAGAAGAAGATGTTTGGAATTCCGATCGCAACTCGCGTGGTTTTTTAAATACAACCTATGCCGGCTTGATTAATAGCTATAATGTTGATAATGATGGAGCATTGTTAGCTTCGGCATCAGATGAGGCAGTTAATTCTAACGCTAACTCTGCAATCAACATCATTAACAACGGTACTTGGGGCGCATTGCGTACAATTGATGATCAGTATAGCAACATGTATACCTATATCCGCAAGACCAACCTTTTTTTGGAGAAAAGTGCAAACAGTGCGATTACACCCGCTACAGACATTCCTAAATTGAAGGGGGAAGCTTATTTTTTAAGGGCGATGTACCACTTTGAACTTATGAAAAGATATGGAGCAGTCATTTTGGCTACACGATCGTACACAACTATCGATGATCTTGATGTTCCCAAGAACACTGTAGACCAAGTAGTTGCCCAGATAACAGCAGATTGCGACGAGGCAATAAAAGTTTTACCAGAATCGCAAGCCGATTGGGGCGCGGCCGATAAAGGTCGTGCAACTGCCGGCGCTGCTTTGGCGCTAAAATCACGGGCATTGCTTTATGTGGCAAGCCCGCTTTATAATCCTACTGGCGAGATAAGCAAATGGGCTAGCGCTGCCGCCGCTGCCAAACAACTCATAGATTTAAATAAAAACTCCCTTTTAACTGTAGCTCAATTGGCAAGTCTATGGGATTTTTCAGTTGCCGCCTCTAACTACAGCCGAGAGGTGATTTTCGCAACCAATGTAAGCGCAGTTAACTCTATTGAGAGTAATAATGCCCCCATTAGCTATGATGGTGCAAAAGGGCGAACCAATCCCACACAAGAATTGGTTAATGCTTTTGAAATGAAAGTCAGCGGAAAGCCAATCACGGATAATACCTCTGGTTATTCGGCGACAGATCCCTACTCAACTATTGGTGCTAGCGCACGCGATCCCCGACTGGCTTTATTTGTAATTTATAATGGACAGAACTTTAAATCTAGAGCAGTAGAAACTTTCGTTGGCGGAAAAGATAATGTGCCTACCAATGTCAATAATACGAAGACCGGCTATTACATGCGTAAGTTTTTATCAGAGAGTGCAGCCTGGGCTACTGGCACAGGCTCAACGGTGGTTAACCGTAATCGCCCATGGATATTTTTCAGGTATTCAGAAATATTACTGAACTATGCCGAAGCCTTGAACGAAGCAAGCGGGCCTGTTATTGATGTATACACTTACATTAATCTGGTACGTAATCGCGCAGGCATGCCCAACCTACCTATAGGATTAACCCAGTCTCAAATGCGTGATAGAATCCAAAACGAACGTCGTGTAGAACTGTGTTTTGAAGGTCACCGATTTTTTGATGTGCGTCGCTGGAAAAAAGGAGCCGATTTTTTGAATAAGCCAGTATCAGGGATGCAAATTACCAAAACGGGCACAACGTTGACTTACACGCCATTTACTGTCGAGAGCCGTATTTTTACCGATAAAAATTATTTCTTTCCTATTCCACAAGCAGAAATGAACAAAGTTGTCAAGTTAACTCAAAATCCAGGTTATTAA